A region of the Candidatus Methylomirabilis oxygeniifera genome:
CCAAGCATGATCCCAAGGAGGTGGCGAAACAGGAACTGGCCCACAAGGCGATGGATGAAAGGAACGAGAAACGCTGGAAGCATTTTCAAGAGACGGGTGTCTGGAAGTACGATGTGAAGTAGCTCGACTGCAAAGAGGTTGATTTGAGGGATGGGGTACGGCCGTGTTCCCCATCCCTCTTTCACTTTGACGTGGATATGCGATGTCAGACGAAACGCTACTGGCTGACTGGGCGGGATATGCCAGGAATCTCGAGGCGGCACTGCACCGATGCATTCTGGGATTGGATCGTCCGATCAGGCTGATCCTGGCAGCGGTCTTTGCGCGGGGCCATGTTATGCTGGAGGGTGATGTCGGCGTGGGGAAGACGACGCTGCTCCGCGCCGTGGCGAGGGGTCTTGGCGGTGCCTTCGAGCGGATCGAAGGCACCATCGACCTGATGCCCACCGATCTCATCTACTACAGCCATGTCGACTGGGATGGCCGACCCCGCATCGATCCAGGATGTCTCCTGAAGCACGGTGAAGAGCTCTCGATCTTCTTTTTCAACGAGGTCAACCGAGCGCGACCACAGGTTCACTCTCTGCTGCTTCGGATCATGGCCGAGCGTTCGGTGACCGCTTTCAATCGAGAGTATCGGTTCCCTCACCTGCTGGTCTTTGCCGACCGGAATCGGCTGGAAAAGGAGGAGACGTTCGAGATCCCTTCGGCCGCGCGGGATCGTTTCTTGATGGAGCTGTCGATCGAGATCCCGGAGGATCCATCTATCCTGCGATCACTCATGATCGAGCCGAGATTCCACGATATCGAGACTCTCATTGAAGCAATCCCGCCGGCCATCGTCCCGTTCCGACAGCTTTACGAAGTCTCTGCCGTGATCCAGCGGACCATTCATGTCAGTCCCGACCTCGAGCGCTATGCGCTTGAGCTGTGGTGTGCGACACGCGATCCGGGCGCATACGGGATCAGGCTTGAGGGGGTCGAGATGGACCGGCTGCTGCTCGCGGGCGCAAGCCCGCGCGGGATGAGCATGATGCTGCGCGCAGCCCGCGTGATGGCCTGGCTTTTCGACCGTTCGATGGTGGTGCCGGAGGATATACAGGAAGTCTTCATCGAAACCGTGGCCCACCGCCTCTGTTTTCAGCCGATCTATGAGATCCGGCGATCACAACTTGCACGCGAACTGCTCTCGAAGATCATCCGGACGATTGCAGCTCCATGAAACCGATGACGTCCGGCCCAGCCTCGACGCCGCCGATCGAGATCGGAGAGTTTCACTATCGGCTTCGGTGGCGTACTCGAGGCGCCCGCCCGGGCTGTCATCCAAGCCGGCAACCCGGCGGAGGTGTTGAGTTTCGCGGCCACGCGTCCATCCTGCACCACCCCGACCCGAGACGTCTCGATGTCCGTGCAACGCTGCGGGACCCTCATCATGAACTGCTGGTTCGGATCTTCCAGCAAAGGAGCGCCATCCCGGTCTACGTCGTTGCCGATCTCACCACCTCCATGCGGTTTCGCGGCGGTTTAGACAAGTGGCTCAACCTTATCGGTTTCTGCGCCTCGGTGGCCCATTCCTGCCGTCGAACCGGCGATCTGTTCGGTTTTATCGGATGGGACACGAGGGTCAGACGCGACCTGCTTCTCCCTGCCGGTTATGCGGGCACGGCGTCGGAGACCCTGATTCGGCGCCTGCTGGAATACCGTGGTGGCGGCGCCGGAATCCAGGGACTGTGCGAGGCGGGAGAGTTTCTCCCTCGCGCCCGTTCGCTTGTCTTCCTGGTCTCCGATTTCCATGTGTCCCTGCATGAGCTCGACAGGACCCTCTCACCGCTGGCCCGCCACGACATGGTTCCGGTCGTGCTGTGGGATCGCAGCGAGCTCGAGAACCTGCCACCGCGCGGTCTGGTCAGGGTTCGCGATCTCGAGAACGGGCGCGAGCGTCTGCTCTGGATGCGACCGGTGTTGCGCGACGCCTGTCGGGAGGCGCTGGAGCACCGGCGGGAGGCCCTGAGGCGCACCTTCCTCCGCTACGGCAGACCTCCGTTCTTTGTGTACGATCGTTTCGATCCGGATGACCTGACGCGTTATTTTCTCGAAACCTCATAGCCGTTCGGATGTATGGATAAGACGCATGATCAAGGTGCCTTTCGTTATCCTCCTGTTCTCGCCGATGCTCATGCTCGCGCTGCCGTTCACCTCCGTCGCACACTCAGACCCCTCTCCGCAGAACGGTCCGATCGTCCGTTTGGAGTTTGATACCTTTCACCCTTTCGGAATCATGATCGGCGACATCGTCACCCATACCGCCCGCATCGAGGTAAGGCAACCTTTTCAACTGCAACGGAGTTCGCTCCCGATCAAAGGGCCCCTGGCCCGTTGGCTCGATCTGAGGGACCTGACCGTTCACGAACAACGAACGGGGGCCGACATCCTCTATTCCCTGTCGGTGTCGTACCAGGTCTTTCGAGGCGTCATGGAGGTCAGGCCGCTTGCCATACCACCCATCCCGCTCAGGTTTCAGGCCGGCAACGAGACGATCACCTTTTCGATCCCCGAGTGGCGCTTTACCGCCTCGCCGATTCTTCCGATCCTCCTCGGGAGGACGGATCGAGGGATCCGTCCTCTTCCCGAGCGTAAGCCTGAAGAGCTTGACCTGACCGCTTACTCGATTCGTCTGAGCGCCCTCGCGGTCGGTTCCGGCCTCTCGCTGCTCACGCTCGCCTACAGTCTTGGGATGGCCTCGTTTCTGCCGCGCGGGCGGGGTCCTTTTGCCCGCTGTCTCAAACACCTCAAACGGCTGCACCGTACCGACGCCGATCCCGAGCAGTACCGGGAGGCGTTCCGCTGCCTGCATCGCGCCCTCAACGAGGCGAATGGGCGTGTCCTCTTCATTGAAGGGCTCCGGGAATTCACAGAACGGCATCCTGCCTTCAAGGGTCTGCGCGATGAGATCGAGATCTTCTTCGCCCACTCCCGCCAACTCTTTTTCGACGTCCACCCGCAGGCCGCGGCGGGCCGCTATCCTCTTTCCCGCCTGATCACGCTGTGCCGTCTGTGCCGGGACGCCGAACGGGGGATCTGGTGAACCTCTCGGTCGATTCCCCATACCTGCTCTCTCTGGCCCTGTTGGCCCTCCTGCCGCTCTGGCTCCACGGCCATCGGCGGCTCTCTTACCCCTGGCTTTCTGTGATCCCACCGGATCCGATCTCCACGGTCATCGGGATCGGGATCCGGATTATGGCGGCGCTCGGTATTCTGGCCCTGACGCTTGGGATAGCCGGTCTGCATCTCGAAGGAGAAACGATCGAGCGGATCGGACAGGGGACCCAGATCGTACTGGTTCTGGACAAGAGCAGCAGCATGGATCAGACCTTTGCAGGACGCTCCGCCACCGGCAGCGGCCAGGAATCGAAGGGGCGGGCCGCGCGACGTCTTCTGGCAGCGTTCGTGTCCCGACGTCCCACTGACCTCTTTAGTATGGTAGTCTTCAGCACAGCCCCCATCCTGGTCCTGCCGTTTAATCACTCCGCTGAGGCGATCCAGGCCGCGATCCGCGCGGCAGAGAGCCCCGGACTCGCCTTTACCAACGTGGGCAGGGCACTCGGATTAGCCCTCGACGGTTTCAAGGATCTTCCGCAGACCGGCGGCAGAATCCTGTTGTTGGTCTCGGACGGAGCCGCCAGGATCGACGACAGGACGCAGCAGCATCTCAGGACGCTATTTCAGCAGCACCGGGTTAACCTCCTCTGGATCTTCCTCCGGACTGAAGGCGGTCCAGGCATCTTTGATGAGCCGAAGGACCATTTAGAGGTCGATACGGTGCCTGAGTACGCGCTGCACCGCTACTTCCAGACGCTCGGGGTGCCGTACCATGCCTACCAGGCCGAAAGCGCCGAGGCGCTTGATCGGGCGATCCGCGATGTAGTGCTCCTTGCAAACCAGCCGATCCGCTATCAGGAGCAGATCCCTGGCGGAGATCTCTCAGGTCTCTGCTATGCCGTTGCTTCAACCCTCATTCTAGGTCTCGTGGCCGTCACCTGTTGTGAGGTGCGACGATGGCCGGGGTAGGCCGCAAGCGTCTTCCCTGGATCCTGGGAGCGGTCTGCCTCGTCCTGGTGATCTTCACTGTGCGAGAGGCTCAGCATTTGCGGCATTTGCAGGTGTATCAGCGGGCGATCCGGAACGGGTCCATTCTCACCCTTCCGGCAACTGCGGAGATTCCTGAGGCGACCTTTGCAAGGGCCTGGATGCTCAGTCAGAGCGGTCGGGAGCAGCAGGCCCTCATGCTGTACGAGGCTCTCGGACAGAGCCGAGATCCGGTCCTCCGGGCGCAAGCGAAGTATCAGATCGGGGCGCTCCTGCTCCGACAGGCCACCGACCTCCTGGAAGCACAAGGGCAATCGGCCGTCACAAAGGTTGCTCCACTGATTGAGATCGCCAAGGAAGCGCTTCGAGAGGTGTTGCGCCACGACAGTCGCGATCGGGAGGCCAAATACAATCTGGAACTGGCGCTCCGTTTACTTCCGGAGTTGGAACGGAGCGATCGCGCGCGCGACGAGCCGGCGAAGGAGGAAAAAGGCGATTGGACCTCTATTCCAGGTCTTCCCGAAGGAATGCCATGATGAACGCGCCCGGAAGGATCGGATGACTCCCGCGCGCGACGATCGAAGAGGGCGTGGCGATCTACGTTTGCGGTGTCTTGTTCTGGCGTTTCTCGTGCTGGGCGTCGTGTACATCCATCCCACACGATTTATGCCCCAACGCGTCATTCGTGCCGTCTTTGTCATCGATATCACGCAGAGTATGAATACCAGGGATGCGGCTCTTCATGGTAGTCCGGTCGATCGCCTCACTTTTACGAAGCGTACCGTTCAGGACACCATCCGATGGCTGCCATGCCGATCAGAGGTGGGACTCGCCGTCTTCACGGAGCGGCGGGTCGTCCTTCTGTTTGAGCCGCTCGAGGTCTGCGAACAGAGGGCTCTCCTGCTCTCCGCCGTGTCCGCGATCGACTGGCGAATGGCCTGGGCGGCCGACAGCCGCATCGCGGCGGGCGTCTACGATGCGGTCACGCAGGTGACGCGGCTTGCATCACAGCCGAGGCTCCTGTTTTTCACTGACGGACAGGAGGCGCCCCCGATCATGCCGGGATTTGAGCCCCGCTTCGAAGGAAAGCCGGGGGAGGTGAATGGATTGATCATCGGGATCGGCGGGCAGACCCCTGCCGAGATTCCGAAATTCGACGAGGAGGGCCGGCTGATCGGCCACTGGACCGCCGACGATACCGGCCGTTTCCCCAGTGTCGGGACCCCGACGCTCTCAGTCGCAGAGATGGGCACGGCAGGCGAGACGGGATCGGATGGAGCCCTCCTTCGTAATGCGCCGCAACGCCCAAGTGAGGGCTTGCCGACTCACCTCTCCTGGCTCCATGAGACCTACCTGATGGAACTCGCGAGGACAACAGGTCTTCAGTATATCAGGCTCAACACGCCGAATGAGCTTCGGTCTCGCCTGCTCGCCCCGCCCCTCGCGCGTACGGAGGCCGTCAGGGTCGATATGCGCCGGATCTTCGCCTTTGGCGCGCTTGTCCTCATCCTGATCGGCTATACGATCATCCCAACATTCCGATTACTTGCGGCCCCTTCCGCAACAGGTGAAGAACGACACCTGTGGCCGCTGCCCCCGGTTCGCCCAAACGCCTTACAACCTCATGAGGAGAAAACAAGAATGAAGACACTGCTGTACTCCATAATCGGCATCGCGCTCTGCACGACCTCGGTTGCCTATGCGCACGGACCGACGCCGCAGAAGCTCGAGGAGCACATTTCTATCCAGGGACCACCCGAGCAGGTGTGGGCTGCGGTCAAAGAATTCGGTGCGCCGGCAACCTGGCATCCGATGCTGAAGCAGACCACGGCTCACGGCGGCAATACCGCAGGCCGGGCGGAACGGGTGGTGACGTTGCCGAGCGGCGGTACGATCACCGAAGGTCTGGATGAGTACGATGAGGGACGACGCTACATGGCCTGGCGTCTGCTGAAGGAGAACAAGGAAGCGTTCCCGGTCAGCTTTTATACCGTCTCGATTGAGGTGAGGCGGGCCAATGGGGGCAGTGACGTGGAATGGTTGTCGCGATTTTATCGCGCCGATACCGGCAACTCTCCTCCCCCCGAATACAGTGATGAGGCGGCGATCAAAGCGATGACGGAGTTTGCTCAGTCGGGTCTCGAGAATCTCAAGAAGCGCATCGAAACAGAGAAGTGACTCATGTGTCGGCGTTCACGTCTGTTCCGTCTTGCATCGGCGGCGCTTCTGTTTGGCGTCGGCACCACGGCATCGGTACGGGCCGAGTATGCCTACATTACCAACCAGGGCGACGACAGCGTCTCAGTCGTGAATATCGAGAAAGGGGAAGTCATCGCGACCATCGCGGTAGCCGATGCGCCTGTGGGTGTGGCGACCACACCGGACGGTACGCATCTGTACATCACGCACCCCGAGGCGGGACTCATCTCGGAAATCGATACCGTGACACGAACGGTAGTAAAGACCATCGACACCGGGGGGCAGCCATTTGGTATTGCGGTTGACGACACCGCCCCGGTCGCCGGCAACAACGCGCAGACCCGCCGGTTACTCTTTGTCACTGATTGGAGCCGCAACGCCGTTATGACTGTAGACCCGGTGAGAGGAGTGGTGATCGATCTGATCCATGCTGGAAAGTCGCCCGCCGGGATCGCCCTCGACCGAAGGGCGCGGCGCGTATTTGTCGCTAACCGCGAGAGCAATACGCTCACGGTGCTGGATGCGGATGTGCCGCGCAGGTATGCGGACATACCGACAGGCCGGGCGCCTTTCGCTGTGGCGCTGGTGCCCAACGGGGAGCGCGTGTACGTCGGCAATGTGCAGAGCGGGGAACTGACCGTGATTGACGCGAAAGCGCTCGATGTGGTTGCAACGGTCAAGGTCGGCCGCTTTCCTTACGGCATCGCCGTTACGCCTGACGGCGCGCGCGTCGTCGTTGCCAACCAGCAGGACCACAACATCACGATAGTGGATGCCTTGTCGCTGCGTACGGTCGGCAACATCCGTGTCGGTCGCCATCCCGACGGGGTGGATATCACCGGTGACGGCAGCCATGCACTGATCGCAAACTGGTTCGATGACTCGATTTCCATTATCGATCTCAGCACACTGAAGGAGCGAACGCGAGTCAAGGCTGGAAAGGGGTGCCGCGCCTTTGGGTCATTTATCGTGCGTAATCGATAGAGTGGACGCGACGCATGGGATCGGTGGTGGGGGCTATTGCATGAGGCAGGTGTAATTCCACACACACCCCGACGTTCCTCAAGCGGTATCCCGACATCGAATGGGCTGTAAGTGCTTGAATAACCTGATGATCGGAGCCTGCCGCAGCAGTTGGCATAGTCATTGCTTAATTAGCAAACTTAGGAGAGCCTGTCTGCGTGATAATCCACAGGCCTACGGTCGAGGTGTGCGAAATTTCGCCCATTCACTCCATCGCCCAGCCACACGCACGGTTGTGCGCTCAACGTGTCGATCGTCAGTTTCCCCAGCCGCGACAAGACTTTGCCTGCGCTCCTGCAACTGCATTGATGGCCATCGAGGGTGTGGCATCCCGCTTGCTGATACCCAGTCGCTTGTGACAGTCCGGATACTCGTCTCGCCTACTTTGGGGAAGGGAGTGGAAGGACAGATCGGGGCGATAGTTTTCAGTAAGCGGTTCAACACACAGAGGAGGGAGTGCAGATCATGGGGAAGCCGTTATCCGGTTCTACGATGGCAGGCATGATCGCCGGCGCGCTCATGCTGGCTATCGCTTCTGGCAGTGCGCTCGCCAATGAAGAGATCGTTCGGGCGAGCAAAAATCCTGATCTGTGGCCCGCGCCGGGCCGGGATCTGGCCATGACGCGTCATAGCCCGCTCAAAGACATCAATACCGCCAACGTCGGGAAGCTGCAGATGATGTGGTCGCAATCCACCGGTGCGTTGCGTGGCCATCAGGGTCAGCCGATCGTGGTCGAGGTGGCTGGAACGCCGATGATGTTTTTTGTGAGTCCCTGGCCGAATATCGTGCAGGCGTTGGACCTGTCCGATCCTGATCATCCGAAGCAGGTGTGGAACTACAAGAAGAAAACCGACCGTGATGAGTTGGCGGTGACTCGCGCGTGTTGCGATACGATTAACCGGGGCCTGAACTATGCCGACGGCAAGGTGGTCTTTCATACCCTCGACGGATATGTCATCGCGCTGGACGCCAAGACCGGCAAAGAGATTTGGACGGTCAAGCATGCCTGGTCGGATAAGGGTGAAACGATTACCGGCCCGACGCTGATCGCCGAGAATAAGGTCATCATCGGGTTCGGCGGCGACGAGTTCGCCGCGCGCGGCCGGGTGACCGCGTATGACCTGAAGACCGGCAAGCAGGTGTGGAACTGCCACAGCACCGGGTCCGACAAGGATGTGTGCCTGACCCCGGAGACCAACAAGGCCAATCCGCATTACGGGACGTACGGCAAGAACCTCGGCATGATCACCTATCCCAATGACGAGTGGAAGATCGGCGGTGGCGCGCCCTGGGAATGGTTTACCTATGACCCGGAGTTGAGGCTCGTGTACGTGCCGACGGGCAACCCCGGGCACTGGAGTCCATCCTATCGGTGCGGTGAAACCGGCGCAAACCTGACTCACGAAAAGTGTAACCAATACGACCCCGAGTTGCGCAGCGGCAGATGGGACAACAAGTGGGCGATGACGATCTTCGCCAGAAAGATCGATACCGGCGAGGCGGTATGGGCGTACCAGATGACCACCTTCGACCAGTGGGACTACGACGGCGTCAACGAACCCGTCCTGGTGGACATGAAGGTCGACGGCAAAATGCGCAAGACGCTGGTCCACTTCGACCGTAACGGGTTTGCCTATGTGCTTGACCGTGCCGATGGGACTCTGTTGCGCGCGCATAAGTTTTTCCCCCTCAACTGGGCCGAGAAGGTCGACCTCAAGACCGGCCGTCCGGTGAAGATCAAGGAGCATTCGCCCTTCGCTCGTCATGTCAGCACGCAGGTCTGCCCGTCTTCGCTTGGCGCCAAGAACCAACAACCGATTGCGATCGATCCCAAAGAACCGCACATCGCCTATGTGGCGACCAACTGGTGGTGCATGGAATACGAGCCGCAAGAGCGCACCCACACCCAGCAGGGCATGCTCTATGTCTTTGCGAACGTCTTCACGTATCCGATCGAGAAGGGTGTCGCGAGCAAGGTGCAGAAGTTCAACGTGCTGACCGGCGAGACCGAGTGGGCTATTCCGGATGCCTATCCGGACTGGGGCGGCATGCTGACGACCGATGGCGACCTACTGTTCTACGGCAGCCTGAGCGGAGATTTTCGCGCGGTCGATCGGAAGTCCGGCAAGGTCCTGTGGAGCCGTAAACTGGGCTCCGGCATCATCGGCAACCCGATCACGTACAAGATCAAGGGCAAGCAGTACGTGTCGGTATTGGCCGGTATCGGCGGCTGGATCGGTCTGCCGGTGACGGCCGAGCTCGACTTTGACGACAAGTATGGAGCCATCGGCGCCACCGCTATGGCCAAGCTGACCGGGCTCGATAAGATTCCGCAGGGTGGCGTGCTCTACACCTTCCGTATCGATTGATCGTGTCACGATCCCGAATGCGCTGTCGATCTGATGGTTGCCGGCGGGTGGCATCAGTCCACCCGCCGGTGCCGTCGTATGTGAGGTCGATTCGTATGTCGTTGTTGAAGCAGTGCGGAACCGTACTCCTCGCCTGCGCGCTCAGCGTCACGGTCGCGCCTGCGTTTGTAATCGCCGACATCGGGCATGATGGGGGCGCGCCCAGCGTCAACGTTGCGCCTGCCTCTGCAACCGAGGGCAGCGCGTTGCTGCGGGTGTGCGCCGATCCCGGAAATATGCCGCTGTCGAATAATAAGGGAGAAGGCTTCCAGAACAAGATCGCAGAGATCCTCGCGCAGGCGATGGGCGCGCAGCTTACGTATTACTACCGACCGTATCTGGAGCGAGGCCTCACCAGCCAAACCGTGGATGCCGATCGGTGTGACATGCTGATGGATATACCGTCGGGCGAGGAACGTCTGCTGACCACCAAGCCGGTCTATCGCAGTACCTTTGTGCTGGTCTACCGCAACGACAAAGGATACGCCTTCAAGGGTCTGGACGACCCCAGATTACTCAACGACCTCAAGGTCGGCGTCTTCCAGCATTCCGCGGCGCGGCAGGTATTGCAGGAGCGCGGCCTCGCACGCGGCAACACCATTGTGCATGCCGTCAGCTACGATACCGATGTCAACCCCGAACGGCAGCCGTCACGGCAGATCCGACAGGTGATCGACGGCCGACTGGATGTAGCTGCCATCTGGGGGCCGATGGCCGGCTGGTACAAGGCCGTCGAAGGCGCGCCGCTGACGATCCTGCCAATGAACCTCATGGATGATGCCACGCCATTGGAGTTTGAGTTGAGCGTGGGCATGCGGAGGGGCGCCGAGGAGTTGAAGACCAGGATCGAACAGGCACTGGTGCGCGAGCAGGCGCGTATCCGCCGGACATTGGAGGAGTACGGGGTGCCGCTGGTCGAATGCGCGCGGTGTCTGGTGTCGGGCACGCTGCCTTCGCATGGGCCTTACACGCCGCCCGCGCCCGTTACGGCAACGTCCCCACCGGCGGCGGCGCCCGACATGACGCAGGTGGCCTTGCAGACCGACGCCGCGCTGGCCGGCGGCGGGACGCTCGATGAGGAGTTGCACTACGCAATCCTGGCCAGTCAGCCCAAGCGGGCCGACTACCTGATCGCGCGTGGTGCCGATGTTAACGGCCGGGATGCGCAGAACCAGACGCCGCTGATGACGGCGGTCATGCACGGTCACGAACCGGTAGTCGCTCTCTTGCTGAACCGCAAGGCCGATCCGAACAGGGCGGACAACGACGGCTGGACCGCCCTGATGCGCGCCGTCCAGCGCGACGACCCTACCATGGTGCGCCTGCTGGCCGCACATGGCGCCGACCCCGAAGCGATCAATCGGAACGGCATGAGCGCGCTCACCATGGCGGCGCTGCACGGCAAGAGCCTAGCGGCAGCCGCCCTGCTGGAAAGCGGGGCAAAGGTTGACAGTGCGATCGGGACGGCGCGCTACACGCCGCTGATGATTTCGGTGTTCTCCGGCACGCAGCCTGTCGCACAGGCACTGTTGCGATATGGCGCGCAGGTCAACGCCCGTAACGGCGGCGGTCTGACGGCGTTGATGATCGCCGCGGCCTCTAATCGGCCAGAGATGGTTGCGCTGTTGCTCGGCGCAGGCGCGGATGCCGCACTCAAGGACGCAGAGGGGAGGACCGCGCTGGCGCTGGCGCGAGAGCGCGATGCCGCCACTGTCGTCAGCCTGCTCACGGGAAGGTCGGCCGTAGGCAGTGCGGCGAAGCCTGCTGCGCAGTAGCGAGTCTGGAAACCTGGGACGATTTTCTGAGCATAGCCCATGTGTCACCGGTACACCACGGCGCATGAAAACCCCCTTAATCCCCCTTTACGAAAGGGGGAGGCATTGAGGCGTATCAGGAATATCCCCCCCTTTACGAAAGGGGGGTCAGGGGGGTTTGTCTGAAGTTGAACGCTATTTTCTAAGGAAGGAGTCGAACCGTGACGTTTCGCAATGTTGGCAGCATCGCCGTAATGAGCATCGCCTTCCTCTCCGCCTGCGGGACCGCCGGCACAACGGCGCAACCGGTCGCCGCGCCGGATCGGACGCAGCAGCCTGCTCCGCCCACGCCGGCCGAACCTGCGGCGGTCGGATCGACATCGGCGGTACAGACGATCACCGCCCCTGCCGTGCCCGCCGGTCTCGACGGTCGGCCCATCGACCGCACCAATGCCAGCACGCCAGGCTCACTCAAGAATCCGTATGCCAATGCGACTGAAGAGATCATCGCGCAGGGCCGTGAACGGTACCTGGCCTATGGCTGCAACGGCTGCCACGGCGGCGGAGGCGGGGGCGGTATGGGGCCACCGTTGTCCAACGAGGTCTGGGTCTACGGCAGCGATGACGACACGCTGTTCCGGTTGACGGCGATCGGGAGCGTCGAGTTGCAAAAGCTTGGGTACGCGCGTAAGAGCCGCGAGGGAGTCGTCGCTCCGATGTTGCCCTATGGTCAACTGATCAAAACTGAGGATGAACTGTGGAAGATGATCGCCTTTATCCGCACCACCTATCGTGGCGATCCGTCGCGCAAGAACTGGTGATCCTCATGAAGAAGACGGCGCTGTGTGTTGTCGTGTTCGCTTATCTGGTTACGCGAGGAGCTTCGGCATCGGCCGAGTCTCGGGCGTATGTGACCAACGAAGCGTCCAACGATCTGTCCGTCATCGATACTGCCTCCCGACGGGTGGTCGCCACCATCAAGGTTGGGGATCGACCTCGAGGCGTAGCCGTGTCCCCGGATGGCAGCCGCGTCTATATCGCGAACGCGAACTCCAACAACCTGACGGTCATCGATACGGCTACCCTCACGGTGAAGGCGACGGTTCCGGCTGGGATCGAACCGGAGGGCGATCCGGAAGGGATCGCCGTGACCCCGGATGGAAAGCAACTCTACGTCGTCAACGAAAATCCCGGCACCGTCTCCGTGATCGATACGGCCACCCATCAGCTCGTTGCGACAGTAACGGTAGGGGTGGAGCCGGAAACGGTTGCCGTGAGTCCCGATGGGCGATGGGTCTACGTCACCAATGAAACCTCCCACGATGTCCACGTCATCGACACTTCCGCCGATCGTGTCATCGCCAAGATCAAGGTGGGCGCCAACCCCCGTGGGGTGAGTTTTACGCCCGATGGGAAGCGGGCCTATGTGGGATGCGAGCGCGACGGGACGGTCTCCGTGATCGACACGGCTGCCCGCCGGGTGATCGCCACCATCCCGGTAGGGGAGCGTCCGGTGGGGACGGTCGTGAGCCACGACGGGAAAAAGGTCTATGTGGCCCACGGTCGGTCGTATGAGGT
Encoded here:
- the mxaG gene encoding mxaG (Cytochrome c1 precursor) involved in Methanol dehydrogenase (mxaG2) (Evidence 2b : Function of strongly homologous gene; Product type e : enzyme); this encodes MTFRNVGSIAVMSIAFLSACGTAGTTAQPVAAPDRTQQPAPPTPAEPAAVGSTSAVQTITAPAVPAGLDGRPIDRTNASTPGSLKNPYANATEEIIAQGRERYLAYGCNGCHGGGGGGGMGPPLSNEVWVYGSDDDTLFRLTAIGSVELQKLGYARKSREGVVAPMLPYGQLIKTEDELWKMIAFIRTTYRGDPSRKNW
- a CDS encoding conserved hypothetical protein; putative mxaE, involved in methanol dehydrogenase (mxaE2) (Evidence 4 : Homologs of previously reported genes of unknown function); translation: MILMKKTALCVVVFAYLVTRGASASAESRAYVTNEASNDLSVIDTASRRVVATIKVGDRPRGVAVSPDGSRVYIANANSNNLTVIDTATLTVKATVPAGIEPEGDPEGIAVTPDGKQLYVVNENPGTVSVIDTATHQLVATVTVGVEPETVAVSPDGRWVYVTNETSHDVHVIDTSADRVIAKIKVGANPRGVSFTPDGKRAYVGCERDGTVSVIDTAARRVIATIPVGERPVGTVVSHDGKKVYVAHGRSYEVWVLDTRTHQVLTKIPTQERSWWVALTPDGRELYVTVHGGGRVAVIDTTHDRLLTTIPAGTKPWGVAVR